From Triticum urartu cultivar G1812 chromosome 2, Tu2.1, whole genome shotgun sequence, a single genomic window includes:
- the LOC125535423 gene encoding acyl-[acyl-carrier-protein] desaturase 7, chloroplastic-like translates to MATSQSSWLLRHACPLAMPWTRTGNNIGLQVTNITYWRCSRANGGRTMAGMTMSTANCLAQPAQLQGEAVQVSKRSTRTGRGAAVAARHEEEGTDDEWLMYLEPAKLEVFDHLEPWAEANVVPLLKPAEVAWQPTDLLPDLASLGADGFHAACCDIRARAAGLPDAHLVCLVGNMVTEEALPTYQSIPNRFEAVRDLTGSSGTAWARWIRGWSAEENRHGDVLNKYLFLSGRVDMRQVERTIHNLIQSGMVMNAARSPYHGFIYVAFQERATSISHGNTARRAKEHGDLSLARICGAIAADEKRHELVYTRIVGKLFEIDPDGAVRALAYMMRRRIVMPASLMTDGRDSDLFSQYGAVAQQAGIYTASDYRSILEHLINQWGVEELVATGLSDEGRRARDYVCALPRKIRRLEQKAHERNDKKARPTASIPFSWIFDRPVNITMA, encoded by the exons ATGGCGACGTCGCAAAGCTCATGGCTCCTCAGACATGCTTGCCCACTagcgatgccatggacaagaaCAGGGAATAATATAGGCCTCCAAGTGACCAACATCACCTACTG GAGATGCAGTAGGGCGAATGGAGGAAGAACCATGGCGGGTATGACTATGAGCACCGCCAACTGCTTGGCACAACCTGCGCAACTCCAAGGTGAAGCGGTCCAAGTTAGTAAGAGAAGCACGCGCACTGGCCGGGGCGCCGCCGTTGCGGCTAGGCACGAGGAGGAGGGCACCGACGATGAATGGCTCATGTACCTGGAGCCGGCGAAGCTAGAGGTGTTCGATCATCTGGAGCCTTGGGCGGAGGCGAATGTGGTGCCGCTCCTTAAGCCCGCGGAGGTGGCGTGGCAGCCGACGGACTTGCTGCCGGACCTGGCGTCGCTGGGCGCCGATGGCTTCCACGCGGCGTGCTGCGACATCCGCGCGCGCGCGGCCGGCCTGCCCGACGCGCACCTCGTGTGCCTCGTGGGGAACATGGTGACGGAGGAGGCGCTGCCGACTTACCAGAGTATACCCAACCGCTTCGAGGCCGTGCGCGACCTCACAGGCTCCAGCGGTACCGCCTGGGCGCGCTGGATCCGTGGCTGGTCCGCCGAGGAGAATCGCCACGGGGACGTGCTCAACAAGTACCTCTTCCTCTCCGGCCGCGTTGACATGCGGCAGGTCGAGAGGACCATCCACAACCTCATCCAGTCCGGCATGGTCATGAACGCCGCGCGGAGCCCCTACCACGGCTTCATCTACGTCGCCTTCCAGGAGCGCGCCACCTCCATCTCCCATGGCAACACGGCGCGGCGCGCCAAGGAGCATGGCGACCTGTCGCTCGCGCGTATATGCGGCGCCATCGCCGCCGACGAGAAGCGCCACGAGCTGGTCTACACGCGCATCGTGGGGAAGCTGTTCGAGATCGATCCGGACGGCGCCGTGCGCGCGCTCGCATACATGATGCGTCGTCGGATCGTCATGCCGGCGTCCCTTATGACCGACGGCCGCGATAGCGACCTCTTCAGCCAATACGGGGCGGTGGCGCAGCAGGCCGGCATTTACACTGCCTCCGACTACCGTAGCATTTTGGAGCATCTCATAAATCAGTGGGGAGTGGAAGAGCTGGTGGCCACCGGGCTCTCCGACGAGGGTAGGCGTGCGCGGGACTATGTGTGCGCACTCCCACGAAAAATCCGAAGGTTGGAGCAGAAGGCCCACGAACGTAATGACAAGAAGGCCCGGCCCACAGCATCCATCCCATTTAGCTGGATCTTTGATAGGCCCGTCAACATCACCATGGCCTAA